From Candidatus Binatota bacterium, the proteins below share one genomic window:
- a CDS encoding acyltransferase: protein MSAASANQRLHWADYGRGVAILLVVNVHSAAGVQGSTLPMPEPFGTYYYVGITSFIMPMFFLLSGLFARRSLDRGLWSYTRGKLWAILYPYLLWSVVLAGARSVLGAYANQPMTLERVASIAWDPIQQLWFLYVLMFCFLLYVLLARLPTWLHLAVAMALQVAQTGFHLGILDKCLGHYIYFAVGVALAGKAASILERMPPRQALALVGLFAVACAHYMWMMVTPLRIETHPVIGVYPQWTHVALLGIFATLAVGEMLDRWKPQAWLIYIGRLSMPIYLAHLIATAGTRVVLLKFFDLQDVTLHIILGTAAGVIFPILLFRFSKRLGAERWFGFGTA, encoded by the coding sequence GTGAGCGCCGCATCAGCCAATCAACGATTGCACTGGGCCGACTACGGCCGAGGCGTAGCAATATTGCTCGTCGTCAACGTGCACAGCGCTGCCGGCGTACAGGGCAGTACCCTGCCGATGCCCGAACCGTTCGGCACCTACTACTACGTGGGCATCACTTCTTTCATAATGCCCATGTTTTTCCTGTTATCGGGCCTGTTCGCCCGACGGTCTCTTGACCGGGGGCTGTGGTCCTACACGCGCGGCAAGTTGTGGGCAATCCTGTATCCCTACCTGCTGTGGTCTGTCGTGCTGGCGGGTGCCCGCTCGGTACTGGGGGCTTACGCAAATCAGCCCATGACCCTGGAGAGGGTGGCAAGCATCGCCTGGGATCCCATACAGCAGCTGTGGTTTCTCTACGTGTTGATGTTCTGCTTTTTGCTTTACGTGCTGCTTGCCCGGCTCCCCACCTGGTTACACCTGGCCGTTGCGATGGCGTTGCAGGTGGCACAGACAGGATTTCACCTGGGCATTCTCGACAAGTGCCTTGGCCACTACATCTATTTTGCCGTGGGTGTGGCCCTTGCCGGGAAGGCAGCGTCGATACTTGAGCGCATGCCCCCCCGGCAGGCGCTCGCCCTGGTGGGACTGTTTGCCGTGGCCTGCGCCCACTACATGTGGATGATGGTCACGCCCCTGCGCATCGAGACTCACCCGGTGATCGGCGTCTACCCGCAGTGGACCCACGTAGCCCTGCTCGGAATTTTTGCCACCCTCGCCGTCGGCGAGATGCTCGATCGCTGGAAGCCCCAAGCCTGGCTGATTTATATCGGGCGCTTATCAATGCCCATTTACCTGGCCCACCTCATAGCCACCGCCGGCACGCGGGTGGTGCTGCTGAAGTTTTTCGACCTGCAGGATGTTACCCTGCATAT